One window of Bacteroides sp. AN502(2024) genomic DNA carries:
- a CDS encoding IS4 family transposase, whose product MANITLFAQVISHLPKENIRKIIKSSGSDKHCKGYNTWSQFVSMIFSQFSGCDSVRDISNGLKSATGNLNHLGINRAPSKSTVAYQNANRDSSVFRGIFYSLFQYFGQQALWQRRKFRFKMPIKLLDSTLVSLTLSIYDWAHYTTTKGAVKMHTLLDYDSLLPEFVNITDGKTTDNKAAFDIELHPYSIVVADRGYCDYSLLNNWDSSNVFFVVRHKDNIRYKAIEELPLPEKHAQNVLIDEIIEFELSAAKSKYPKRLRRIAVWNDEHGFEIELLTNNFTLAASSIAALYKARWNIEIFFRNLKQLLRIKSFIGTSRNAVETQIWTAMTTMLILTWLKHIARYKWALANLVVTLRLNTFTKIDLQKWLDQPFTPPPETIEND is encoded by the coding sequence ATGGCAAATATAACACTTTTCGCACAGGTAATATCACATCTCCCGAAAGAAAATATCAGGAAAATCATAAAATCTTCGGGGTCAGACAAGCATTGTAAGGGCTACAATACATGGAGTCAGTTTGTTAGCATGATTTTCAGCCAATTCTCAGGATGTGATTCAGTCAGAGATATCTCAAACGGGCTGAAATCAGCCACCGGCAACCTCAATCATTTGGGAATCAACCGTGCACCATCCAAGTCAACGGTAGCATATCAGAACGCCAACCGAGACAGTTCGGTTTTTCGCGGCATATTCTACTCGTTGTTTCAGTATTTCGGACAGCAAGCCCTATGGCAACGAAGAAAGTTCCGTTTCAAGATGCCGATAAAACTGCTCGACTCCACATTGGTGTCATTGACTCTGTCAATATATGACTGGGCACATTACACTACCACCAAGGGGGCGGTCAAGATGCACACGCTATTGGACTATGACAGTCTTTTGCCGGAGTTCGTGAATATCACCGATGGCAAAACCACCGACAACAAAGCTGCTTTTGATATTGAGTTACATCCGTATAGTATTGTAGTAGCCGACCGAGGCTACTGTGACTACTCATTGCTGAATAATTGGGACAGCAGCAACGTGTTCTTTGTAGTGCGTCATAAAGACAATATCCGGTACAAAGCCATAGAGGAGTTGCCTTTGCCTGAAAAACACGCTCAGAATGTACTTATTGACGAAATAATCGAGTTCGAACTCTCGGCGGCCAAATCCAAATATCCCAAACGTTTACGTCGCATCGCAGTATGGAACGATGAACACGGTTTTGAAATTGAGTTACTCACAAACAACTTCACATTGGCAGCATCAAGCATAGCGGCTCTGTACAAGGCTCGGTGGAACATAGAAATCTTCTTTCGCAACCTCAAGCAACTGCTACGCATCAAGAGCTTTATCGGCACATCCCGCAATGCCGTAGAGACCCAAATATGGACTGCTATGACTACAATGCTGATTCTGACATGGCTAAAGCACATCGCAAGATACAAATGGGCATTGGCTAACCTTGTGGTCACCCTCCGGCTGAACACATTTACCAAAATCGACCTCCAAAAATGGCTTGATCAACCATTTACACCACCTC
- a CDS encoding DUF6705 family protein, which yields MKTSLFILLFSFLFSFCAIAQKTVYQKAAYDLTPFTGTWVAMKDSMKYEITFKKGILKNYLDFEDTNYESEIVFATLVRWYKNGTLIREVKSNTPESILKGFIGDTDPLCLGSVLYIDKERKCYGDGTFTIDRVVDPKVAKWAHSYSSVLGGKSAFPARLDFIKVK from the coding sequence ATGAAAACAAGTTTATTTATTCTATTATTTAGTTTTTTATTTTCATTCTGTGCTATAGCACAAAAAACTGTTTATCAGAAAGCTGCTTACGATTTAACACCTTTTACTGGTACATGGGTTGCAATGAAGGATAGTATGAAATATGAAATCACTTTTAAGAAGGGAATACTAAAAAACTATTTAGATTTTGAAGATACAAATTATGAATCAGAAATAGTTTTTGCAACATTAGTGAGATGGTATAAAAATGGAACTTTAATTCGTGAAGTGAAGTCAAATACTCCAGAGTCTATTTTGAAAGGATTTATCGGTGATACTGACCCCTTATGTTTAGGTAGTGTATTATATATCGATAAAGAGAGAAAATGTTATGGTGATGGCACGTTTACTATTGATCGAGTCGTGGACCCGAAGGTAGCTAAGTGGGCTCATTCTTATAGTTCAGTTTTGGGAGGAAAATCAGCCTTTCCTGCTCGTTTGGACTTTATCAAGGTTAAATAA
- a CDS encoding O-antigen ligase family protein, whose translation MMTDKQQRKGSISIAIIGTLEAVLVILQNYGLVESEHLLFNCTGSFFNPGLAGGFLACSLCISVYLLITTRICFKKIYLFISAVLQINALVLTHSRAGWIAAVIGICYLLWHTEGIVIQRSKAFLKKSLMAQCIITGIAIIAAISVYQYKKASADGRLFIWGICLDMSKDKLITGHGTGMFREKFPNYQAAFFTQNPDSDNIDYAGNPLYPFNEYLSVLVTQGLIGVAFLILIVILLFFHSSSKDVRRQRAFLLTWGIFAFFSYPMAHYRLMILLPFLIALLPIKSRTLRSHLGMWAKIIILGVIISGIYVGISGMLTYSKLEKAYNKHERISQELYNDIKYDLTLLNHYYNSIASKLSAYEEFYLLKEYVELYPSSYGLCELGRRYKGRKLFSRAKECFIFAYHINPSLIVPRYELFLIYKEEKNMNQMVAIGEQILHQPVKQESTISIKIKTEVRKVLRDFFIKNMVTK comes from the coding sequence ATGATGACGGATAAACAGCAGAGAAAGGGAAGTATATCCATCGCAATCATTGGAACGTTGGAAGCCGTATTGGTAATTTTGCAAAATTACGGGTTGGTGGAAAGCGAGCATCTGTTGTTTAATTGTACCGGTTCTTTTTTCAATCCCGGTCTTGCCGGAGGATTTCTTGCTTGTTCACTCTGCATTTCCGTTTATCTTCTTATAACAACACGCATTTGTTTCAAAAAAATATACTTATTCATAAGTGCTGTTTTACAGATAAACGCTCTTGTACTGACTCATTCACGAGCCGGATGGATAGCTGCCGTTATAGGAATATGCTATCTTTTATGGCATACGGAGGGCATTGTCATTCAACGAAGTAAAGCATTCCTTAAAAAGAGTCTTATGGCCCAATGTATAATAACAGGTATTGCCATAATCGCAGCAATATCTGTTTATCAATATAAGAAAGCATCGGCAGATGGACGTTTGTTCATCTGGGGGATCTGTTTGGATATGAGTAAAGATAAACTAATAACCGGACATGGAACAGGAATGTTCAGGGAGAAATTCCCCAACTATCAGGCTGCTTTTTTTACGCAAAATCCGGACTCTGACAATATAGACTATGCTGGCAATCCATTATATCCTTTCAACGAATATTTGTCGGTACTTGTCACACAAGGACTAATAGGAGTCGCTTTTCTAATTTTGATTGTAATTCTTTTGTTCTTTCATTCCTCTTCCAAAGATGTCCGACGACAAAGGGCTTTTCTTCTAACTTGGGGAATTTTTGCCTTTTTTTCATATCCTATGGCGCACTATCGTTTAATGATTCTGCTACCCTTTCTAATAGCGCTACTTCCGATAAAGAGTAGGACATTGAGAAGCCACCTGGGAATGTGGGCAAAAATTATTATTTTAGGAGTAATCATATCAGGAATATATGTAGGAATAAGTGGAATGCTTACTTATTCCAAACTTGAAAAAGCCTATAATAAACATGAACGTATTTCACAGGAACTATATAATGATATAAAATATGATCTTACTTTATTGAATCATTATTATAATTCCATAGCGAGTAAATTATCTGCTTACGAAGAATTTTATTTATTAAAAGAATATGTCGAATTATATCCTTCATCTTACGGGTTGTGTGAGCTGGGAAGGAGGTATAAAGGTCGGAAACTTTTTAGTCGAGCCAAGGAGTGTTTTATTTTCGCATACCATATTAACCCTTCGTTAATTGTTCCCAGATATGAACTGTTTCTAATATATAAGGAGGAAAAAAATATGAATCAAATGGTCGCTATTGGAGAACAAATACTACATCAGCCAGTCAAACAGGAAAGCACAATATCCATAAAGATCAAAACTGAAGTAAGAAAAGTACTTAGAGATTTTTTTATTAAAAACATGGTAACAAAGTAA
- a CDS encoding discoidin domain-containing protein, with protein sequence MKKLILFLVLGVLLSCQSADNRKLEKTLDLAQSNRGELENVLRYYSRNEADSLKLKAARFLIMNMPGHYSFIGRNYENYCKASEKNIFSKISTNKKVDGLNKLIRQYPAECFERVEDCSIITADYLIQNINRAFEDWQRGNWAKGITFNEFCEYLLPYKCTETQAFDNWRTVLRPIANDTLQDFEYNDLWNKTSYWAAEAINMKLHDTVIIHVRKNMNGHYLYKVPFWCNIPSNSCETRTTTALAILRSKGFPVSYDFIIQWATNNNAHSWLSVLIDHNRRIPCEGGHEPFLASVRPGECKGKVYRRTYSANPDLILMNQYSSDIPPVFQNLFMKDVTDEYAATESPVFPVLSEKKELKEKYAYLTVFNGVDWTPIGFSRISNREKVTFEKVEKGAVYMPAYYIDGKIKPFNYPALLNERGRLEFLIPDKESTQSILVKRKYPLIRKAFIAAQRLKGGVFQAANKEDFSDAKTLYTFDEYSVSGNILISDTTRYRYWRYFSPQPFRCNIAELIFYTVGNKKLTGKIIGSEERSSNPNYLRKAAFDLNPLSYFASETVRNGWVGLDLGEPKQVEKIGYMIRNDGNNICVGDTYELFYWDIDGWHSIEKQIADDFELTFHHVPQNALLLLKNRSRGKDERIFLYRDAKQIWY encoded by the coding sequence ATGAAGAAATTAATTTTATTTTTAGTATTGGGAGTATTATTGTCTTGTCAGAGTGCGGATAATAGAAAATTGGAAAAAACTCTTGATTTGGCGCAATCTAATCGTGGGGAACTGGAAAATGTACTCCGATATTACAGTCGGAATGAGGCTGACAGTTTGAAATTAAAAGCTGCTCGATTCTTGATTATGAATATGCCCGGACATTATTCTTTTATTGGCAGAAACTATGAAAATTATTGTAAAGCATCAGAGAAAAATATTTTTTCCAAAATCTCAACGAATAAGAAGGTTGACGGGCTAAACAAACTGATACGCCAATATCCGGCAGAATGTTTTGAAAGGGTAGAGGATTGTTCCATTATTACGGCAGATTATCTGATACAGAACATAAACAGGGCATTTGAAGATTGGCAACGAGGAAACTGGGCTAAAGGAATTACTTTTAATGAGTTTTGTGAGTATCTATTACCTTATAAATGTACGGAGACGCAAGCGTTTGATAATTGGCGAACCGTCTTGCGTCCCATAGCCAATGATACATTGCAAGACTTCGAGTACAACGATCTTTGGAACAAAACCTCTTATTGGGCTGCCGAAGCCATTAATATGAAATTGCATGATACGGTAATTATACATGTGAGAAAAAATATGAACGGACATTATTTATACAAAGTGCCATTTTGGTGTAATATACCTTCTAATTCATGCGAGACAAGGACTACAACTGCGTTGGCTATTTTAAGAAGTAAAGGTTTCCCTGTCTCCTATGATTTTATTATACAATGGGCGACAAATAACAATGCTCATTCATGGTTAAGTGTGCTGATAGATCATAATCGAAGAATTCCATGTGAAGGAGGACATGAGCCTTTCTTGGCAAGTGTACGCCCTGGAGAATGTAAGGGAAAAGTATACAGAAGAACTTACTCCGCCAATCCTGATTTAATTTTAATGAACCAATATTCTTCGGATATTCCACCGGTATTTCAAAACTTGTTTATGAAAGATGTAACTGATGAATATGCGGCGACAGAGTCTCCTGTATTTCCCGTTTTATCAGAGAAAAAGGAGTTAAAGGAAAAATACGCCTATCTGACTGTTTTTAATGGCGTAGATTGGACACCTATCGGCTTTAGCCGGATAAGTAATCGGGAAAAAGTGACTTTTGAAAAGGTTGAAAAAGGAGCGGTATATATGCCGGCATACTATATAGATGGTAAAATTAAGCCCTTCAATTATCCGGCATTGTTAAATGAAAGAGGGAGATTAGAGTTTCTTATACCAGATAAAGAAAGTACACAAAGTATCCTCGTTAAAAGAAAATATCCTTTAATTCGCAAAGCTTTTATTGCGGCACAGCGTTTAAAAGGAGGTGTGTTTCAGGCGGCTAACAAAGAAGATTTCAGTGATGCGAAAACATTGTATACGTTTGACGAATATAGTGTTTCTGGAAATATACTTATTTCTGATACTACCCGGTACCGATATTGGCGTTATTTTAGTCCCCAACCTTTTCGCTGTAACATAGCTGAACTTATATTTTATACCGTAGGAAACAAAAAACTGACAGGTAAAATAATTGGTTCTGAAGAACGGAGCAGTAATCCGAATTATCTTCGGAAGGCTGCTTTCGATTTGAATCCATTATCCTATTTTGCGTCTGAAACGGTAAGGAATGGTTGGGTAGGATTGGATTTGGGCGAACCTAAACAAGTAGAAAAAATCGGCTATATGATTCGAAATGACGGTAATAATATATGTGTTGGTGATACATACGAGTTGTTTTATTGGGATATAGATGGTTGGCATTCAATAGAGAAACAAATAGCGGATGATTTTGAACTGACCTTTCACCATGTCCCGCAAAATGCTTTGTTGTTATTAAAGAATCGAAGTAGAGGAAAAGATGAACGAATTTTCCTCTATCGTGATGCCAAACAAATATGGTATTAA
- a CDS encoding IS3 family transposase: MKTLCGLFGMSSQAYYKKKKNLLSRHQIRTAILDAVFFYRSKAPGIGGLKLYHELRSLYGSEITGGRDAFLHLLRSERLMLPPKKPRHTTDSHHLYKKYPNLIKGVTAQYPNHIWVCDITYIWIEGGVCYLHLVTDMYSHAVLGWVLSPSLHAEYTLQALEQAINEAGGGNLCGTIHHSDRGVQYACDAYIDTLVTHHIRVSMTEDYNPTDNAVAERMNGILKTEWIYGMSLFRDKEMAREQITRMIDFYNNGRPHMSIGMKKPMDVYHGEVPGKSLWKK; this comes from the coding sequence GTGAAAACCCTTTGCGGACTGTTTGGCATGTCTTCCCAGGCCTATTACAAAAAGAAAAAAAATCTTTTGTCGCGTCATCAGATCAGAACAGCCATCTTGGATGCCGTCTTCTTCTACCGCTCAAAGGCTCCGGGCATCGGTGGTTTGAAATTATACCATGAGCTCCGCTCCCTTTATGGAAGCGAGATAACCGGAGGGCGGGATGCCTTCCTTCATCTGCTGCGTTCGGAACGCCTTATGCTGCCCCCGAAGAAACCCAGGCATACGACGGACTCCCACCATCTTTACAAGAAGTATCCGAATCTGATCAAGGGGGTAACGGCACAATACCCGAACCATATCTGGGTATGTGACATCACTTACATCTGGATTGAAGGTGGCGTATGCTACCTCCATCTTGTAACGGACATGTACTCACATGCCGTTTTAGGATGGGTGCTCTCTCCCAGTTTGCATGCCGAATATACGCTACAGGCACTGGAACAGGCCATCAATGAGGCTGGAGGTGGCAATCTTTGCGGCACAATCCACCATTCCGACCGGGGGGTACAGTATGCCTGCGATGCCTATATCGACACACTGGTCACTCATCATATACGTGTGAGCATGACTGAAGATTACAACCCGACGGACAATGCGGTAGCAGAAAGGATGAATGGCATCCTGAAAACGGAATGGATATACGGCATGTCGCTGTTCAGGGATAAAGAGATGGCACGGGAGCAGATTACGCGAATGATTGACTTCTATAATAATGGACGACCGCATATGAGCATAGGTATGAAAAAACCCATGGACGTATATCATGGAGAGGTGCCGGGAAAATCATTGTGGAAAAAATAA
- a CDS encoding TonB-dependent receptor family protein, translating to MIASRKFTFIILCILGYTHAYSQEPEIKNDSVYRLQEVVVSSRQILGSKFKARNRTGSAYYISSEEIRKLGYTDINRMLKAVPGVNMYEEDGFGLRPNISLRGTKAERSERISIMEDGILAAPAPYSAPAAYYFPNVARMEAVEVLKGSSQVQYGPFTTGGAINLVSTPIPSTFSGRATFSYGSKNTFKSHTHIGNMWKHFGFLVEYLRYQSDGFKKYEDHPVKGFTRNDLIAKVMVKTDKGTGVNHALELKFGYADEHSDETYVGLSEGDFKKSPFLRYAGSQMDEMKTNHQQWVATYLLNFSNKLKVTTNAYYNRFHRNWYKLNDVRAGITSKEKRSIADVLIDPETNIRYFDILTGKVDREGEALLVRANNRTYRARGIQTKAEYRFNLNEFFFDVEFGLRYHHDEEDRFQWDDAYSMKNKRMVLFMEGIHGTNANRITSADALASYLLAKVRYNSWTVTAGLRYEDIDLLKKDYTKADLERTGKVRIETSNHARVWIPGVGVNYQIVPEASVFFGVHKGFAPPSAELYQKPESSVNMELGTRVVVGNFQTELIGFYNNYSNMLGSDLAAAGGLGTLEQFNVGEARVKGVEFLMQYQPLPEAWKVRLPLQMSYTYTDTEMRNSFSSHSWGNVVKGDEIPYIFKHALNMLVGIEHKWFNANIGARYNGDMRTSPGQGRIAEREKVPAHLVLDASANVYVNKYLTVKVNAVNLTNKVYLTSRHPAGLRAGHPFGIYAGANIRF from the coding sequence ATGATAGCAAGCAGAAAATTTACATTCATTATTCTTTGTATTTTAGGGTATACACATGCTTATTCACAAGAGCCGGAAATAAAGAACGACTCTGTTTACCGGCTCCAAGAGGTGGTGGTATCATCCCGACAAATACTCGGAAGCAAATTCAAGGCAAGAAACCGCACGGGATCGGCATATTATATCTCGTCCGAAGAAATACGCAAATTGGGATATACAGATATCAACCGCATGTTGAAAGCTGTTCCGGGGGTAAACATGTATGAGGAAGATGGTTTTGGATTGCGCCCAAACATCAGTTTGCGCGGAACAAAAGCTGAACGGAGCGAACGTATTTCCATCATGGAGGATGGGATATTGGCTGCCCCCGCGCCTTATTCCGCTCCGGCAGCCTATTATTTCCCGAATGTCGCCCGCATGGAAGCCGTGGAAGTGCTGAAAGGAAGCAGTCAGGTACAGTATGGTCCGTTCACCACGGGAGGAGCCATCAATCTGGTGTCGACTCCCATACCGAGCACTTTCTCCGGTAGGGCAACTTTCTCTTACGGAAGCAAGAATACGTTTAAATCGCATACACACATCGGGAATATGTGGAAGCACTTCGGGTTTCTGGTGGAATATCTGCGTTATCAGTCGGACGGCTTTAAGAAATACGAAGATCATCCTGTCAAAGGATTTACCAGAAACGACCTCATCGCCAAAGTAATGGTAAAGACCGATAAAGGTACAGGAGTAAACCACGCACTGGAACTGAAGTTCGGATATGCGGACGAACACTCGGACGAAACGTATGTAGGACTCTCCGAAGGTGACTTCAAGAAAAGTCCTTTCCTCCGTTATGCTGGTTCGCAAATGGACGAGATGAAGACCAATCATCAGCAGTGGGTAGCTACTTACCTGCTCAACTTCTCCAACAAGCTGAAAGTAACTACCAACGCATACTACAACCGCTTTCACCGCAACTGGTACAAACTGAATGACGTACGGGCGGGTATCACTTCTAAAGAGAAGAGGTCTATTGCCGATGTGCTTATCGACCCGGAAACGAATATCCGCTACTTCGATATCCTGACGGGGAAAGTCGACCGGGAAGGCGAAGCGCTGCTGGTAAGGGCCAACAACAGGACGTATCGTGCCAGAGGCATACAAACCAAAGCGGAATATCGGTTCAACCTGAATGAGTTCTTTTTCGATGTGGAGTTCGGACTACGTTATCATCACGATGAGGAAGACCGCTTCCAATGGGACGACGCTTATTCCATGAAGAACAAAAGGATGGTGTTGTTCATGGAAGGTATTCACGGGACGAATGCCAACCGCATCACGTCGGCGGATGCACTGGCAAGCTACCTGCTCGCCAAGGTGAGATATAACTCATGGACTGTCACTGCCGGATTGCGCTATGAGGATATCGATCTGCTGAAAAAGGATTATACGAAAGCAGATTTGGAGCGTACGGGCAAAGTACGCATCGAAACGTCCAACCATGCGCGTGTCTGGATTCCCGGGGTGGGAGTAAATTATCAGATTGTTCCCGAAGCATCGGTATTCTTCGGGGTTCACAAAGGATTTGCACCACCGAGCGCGGAGTTGTATCAAAAGCCTGAAAGCAGTGTGAATATGGAATTGGGAACACGCGTTGTCGTCGGTAATTTCCAAACAGAGTTAATCGGTTTCTACAACAATTACAGCAATATGCTCGGAAGCGACCTCGCTGCTGCAGGCGGATTGGGAACACTCGAACAGTTTAATGTAGGCGAAGCCCGCGTAAAAGGCGTGGAGTTCCTTATGCAATACCAACCCTTGCCCGAAGCATGGAAAGTGCGCCTGCCCCTGCAAATGTCCTATACTTATACCGATACGGAGATGAGAAACTCGTTCTCAAGCCATTCATGGGGCAATGTGGTGAAAGGAGACGAAATTCCATACATCTTCAAACATGCGCTGAACATGCTGGTGGGGATAGAGCACAAATGGTTCAACGCGAACATAGGAGCACGCTACAACGGTGATATGCGCACATCTCCCGGACAGGGGAGAATCGCTGAAAGAGAGAAAGTGCCTGCACACCTCGTACTGGACGCATCTGCCAATGTATATGTAAACAAATACCTGACAGTAAAAGTAAACGCAGTGAACCTGACCAACAAGGTCTATCTCACCTCCCGTCATCCGGCAGGATTGAGGGCCGGACATCCTTTCGGTATCTACGCAGGAGCCAACATTCGGTTTTGA